A genomic window from Dehalococcoidales bacterium includes:
- a CDS encoding DUF1616 domain-containing protein, which yields MTTPGQGDRYTEFYIMGPEADAAEYTYETTAGQPVYLTMVIVNHEHEPLGYRVEIVSGGDSIHSLTTGTLDHNEEWRSRVDFVLGVSGENRKVDLYLYSDNSSEPYFDEPLHIYIDIR from the coding sequence GGCAGGGCGACAGGTACACCGAGTTCTATATCATGGGGCCGGAGGCCGATGCCGCAGAGTACACGTACGAGACCACGGCAGGGCAACCGGTATACCTTACAATGGTTATCGTCAACCACGAACATGAACCACTGGGCTACCGCGTGGAGATAGTGAGTGGCGGTGACTCAATTCACAGCCTTACCACAGGAACCCTTGACCACAACGAAGAATGGCGGAGCAGAGTTGACTTCGTGCTCGGCGTATCCGGCGAGAACCGGAAGGTCGATCTCTACCTGTACAGCGATAACTCGTCCGAACCGTACTTCGATGAACCGCTTCATATCTATATAGACATCCGCTAA